Below is a genomic region from Thermochromatium tepidum ATCC 43061.
CGGGTGCGCTGGCCGTCGAGGCGGTGCAGCTCATGGAGTCGCGTGCCATCAATGGTTTGCTGGTGGTCGATGCCGAGGGACGGCTGATCGGGGCACTCAATATGCATGACCTGCTGCGGGCTGGAGTCGTCTGAGCCTTGACCCAATGAACTCGTATTGACCCCAGCGCGCGAAGCGGCTACAAGGCAAGCCTCCCACCCTGGACGCAGGCATCACGACCATGACAGAGCTTCGAGAACGCGCCTCTCGCATCCGGTTGGTCATCTTCGACGTCGATGGCGTACTCACCGACGGCAGCCTCTATCTCGGCGACGATGGCCAGGAATACAAGGCATTCAATGCGCGCGACGGTCACGGCATGGTCCTGCTTCAGGAGTCCGGGGTCCACCTGGCCGTGATCACGGGGCGCACCTCCAATGTGGTCCGGATGCGCATGGAGAGCCTCGGTGTCTCCGACATCTTCCAGGGCTATCGCCACAAACTCCCAGCCTACGAACAGATCAAACAGCGTCACGGGCTCAGCGACGACCAGATCGCCTATGTCGGCGATGACGTCATCGACCTGCCGGTAATGCGCCGGGTAGGATTGGCGATCGCGGTCGCGGATGCCGATCCCCGTGTGCGCGAGCTGGCCCACTGGCGCACCACGGCGCCCGGCGGACGCGGTGCGGCGCGCGAGGTCTGCGAGCTCATCCTCGACGCCCAAGGCCGGCTCGCCCCCTTGCTGGCCTCCTACGCATGATCCAATTCGCCGAGCGTCGGTCTGGGGCGCGTCGCCCATGGCTGCTTGGGGCCGGCTTCGCGCTCTTGGGACTCGCGGCCTGGTGGCAGTGGCGCTCGCTGCACGAGGACGATGCGGTGCGCCCGCCGCGCGAGCGACGCCCGGACGCTATCGTCCAGCAGCTCTCGGCCCTGGAGACCGACGCCACAGGCCGCCCGAGCCGGCGTCTGAGCGCCAAGCAACTGCGCCATTATGCCGACGAGGATCTCTCTGAACTCGACGAGCCGCACCTGGTGCTCTATCGCCCCGACGGACCGCCCTGGTTTGCCCGAGCACGCCGGGGCCAGGTGCGGGCCGGCGGTGATCAGGTGCATCTGATCGGGGACGTGCATCTCGATCGTGAAGGGGATGCCACAGGGCGAGCGCTCCATCTGCGGACCGAAGCCATGGTCATCTGGCGCCAGACCGGGCTGGCCGAGACCGATCGTCCGGTAACCATCGACAGCGACGGCGACTCGATCACCGCCAAGGGTATGAAGCTCTGGTATCTGGAAGACAACTCGCGCGTCAGCCTCCAAGGTCGTGCCCACATCCGGCTCTCACCCCAACCCGAACACCGTTCGGCACCATGAGACGTCCCATGTCCTCCAGCTTTTCCAAGTGGCTGCCGCTACTCG
It encodes:
- the kdsC gene encoding 3-deoxy-manno-octulosonate-8-phosphatase KdsC, coding for MTELRERASRIRLVIFDVDGVLTDGSLYLGDDGQEYKAFNARDGHGMVLLQESGVHLAVITGRTSNVVRMRMESLGVSDIFQGYRHKLPAYEQIKQRHGLSDDQIAYVGDDVIDLPVMRRVGLAIAVADADPRVRELAHWRTTAPGGRGAAREVCELILDAQGRLAPLLASYA
- the lptC gene encoding LPS export ABC transporter periplasmic protein LptC, with product MIQFAERRSGARRPWLLGAGFALLGLAAWWQWRSLHEDDAVRPPRERRPDAIVQQLSALETDATGRPSRRLSAKQLRHYADEDLSELDEPHLVLYRPDGPPWFARARRGQVRAGGDQVHLIGDVHLDREGDATGRALHLRTEAMVIWRQTGLAETDRPVTIDSDGDSITAKGMKLWYLEDNSRVSLQGRAHIRLSPQPEHRSAP